In Meriones unguiculatus strain TT.TT164.6M chromosome 17, Bangor_MerUng_6.1, whole genome shotgun sequence, a single window of DNA contains:
- the LOC110559205 gene encoding RIMS-binding protein 3-like, producing the protein MTKDSPTPLGGGRASPKKPGSPGPATAVLEEQRRELEKLRAELEAERARGRSERRRFATQARQLRESAEQERQQLADHLRSKWEARRLRELRQLQDEVQREREAEIRQLLRWKEAELRQLQQLLHQERDGVVRQARELQRQLAQELVNRGYCGRSGASEDPAAQCRCRLQEVLALLRWQTDGEQAARIRHLQAALGLERQLFLKYILEHFRWQPPFPGPADLQITHSSEEPPLEAQSDTRGSPKPARRLGSLESLNSGVRVCSPNDLLPTRASSLESLATAHSCSLNNTLSCFQASESEVRASSTSASIPDTSSPQPPLQVPSIHRNAGDLQEESSENKPCEALTPSPPGLDYHDLVRQNSELAEALQVLVRRCCGLREENLQLRRSGFSDEADEKVKWLKVKHAELTDLAQRLEDRARKLQETNLRAVSAPGPGEGLGGLDLGQGFAHQRVQDLSEQADVLQAKDLQIEALRRKCHLLQARIAADLGSYSHPGEGATCTQLCNINDLDRLQRESQREVLRLQRQLTLQQRKAGSQAEAGSLSAPSEKARHQVQALERELGAQRRQCEELSAQAAAAERRYEEAEAQLQAALHKGARLSEENARLQALASSVKKVADENSSVSLQQSRARQRQEPEATGLPAEQLLQQAGCAQDRQEQLRHYQNNAPSDLRAFGKETQGLQCQPGHPSETPETTQASEPQARGSRRPKLKPKSEEHSLSLPITDVQPPASLSQQENPVTPGEPAGAPQVSDRNPTSQPLDSRPQAKKNSSQSNSSSVESLWATVPSCLSLDMDTASEMDDLEPDSVSTSPEMRSSEAPATHKLRVFLARTDYNPREGPNEHCRGALPLTAGDYVYVCGDVDEDGFYEGELVNGQRGLVPSNLVEPISGSPILNHLFPTSPDAGPATAPPTEQSKALKGSFLGEEVQGSLERGLCQAGRADSKSDTAVERLKTKTEDCWQGLKPSTGEQNFSRPLLEAKGVFCLGPMQLRLQNVTATSATITWASGSNRYPHMVYLEDEEHTLTPSGVTCYTLQGLSPGTRYRVRVGVQLPQDPLQVLWETMSPTITFDTPLAGPPDPPLDVLVEHHTSPGFLVVSWLPVTIDSAGSSNGVQVTGYAVYVDGFKVTEVADATAGNTLLEFSQLRVPLACQKVSVRTTSLYGESLDSVPAQIPEDCFSRYLEAPPFSYTDGDPSACRVAFPVCQQKAVRASPSAKSSSHAPGSCGEPPAMFLEEAPEEHSRKHLPVPSLSSDRANNLLQGPTEAWKGYEKDLSFQKTPQNHRPPLLFGQPGLEEVHSPHMGISGSPAPEFVRLSPETGPVKVPCWEKPGLEKALLQKQYAQMLPPHRQGATQCHTADFHHILEEEALCLDSQYTEKPEQRKSKSQSGQRQGTPGSKRECQFLEPTSVLCPAPTSKVIKMSNGAPEELETEADSSVRVFVALFDHSPPVMPVNSEALEEELAFQKGQLLRVWGSQDAHGFYHGECNGQVGKIPGHLIVEAEVGTEQTDGSWHLLAKGHLHSEAQREEDLKGLTNSQGSFMPQENSRTPTLWTPKTMMAALDYNPRDGRAGGPKGKLVLRAGDVVTVYGPVDDKGFYHGEYGGHRGLVPAQLLDDLSVHGE; encoded by the coding sequence ATGACAAAGGATTCACCCACCCCCTTGGGTGGTGGCCGCGCGTCGCCCAAGAAGCCAGGCAGCCCCGGCCCAGCGACGGCAGTGCTGGAGGAGCAGAGGCGAGAGCTAGAAAAACTGCGGGCAGAGCTGGAGGCCGAGCGCGCGCGCGGCCGGTCGGAACGGCGGCGTTTCGCGACCCAGGCGCGCCAGCTGCGGGAGTCTGCCGAGCAGGAGCGGCAGCAGCTGGCTGACCATCTGCGCTCCAAGTGGGAGGCACGACGCCTCCGGGAGCTGCGGCAGCTGCAGGATGAGGTGCAGCGCGAACGTGAGGCCGAGATCCGGCAGCTGCTGCGCTGGAAGGAGGCAGAATTGcggcagctgcagcagctgctcCACCAGGAGCGCGACGGCGTAGTGCGCCAGGCTCGGGAGCTTCAGCGCCAGCTGGCCCAGGAGCTGGTGAACCGCGGTTATTGCGGCCGCTCGGGGGCGTCCGAAGACCCCGCGGCACAGTGCCGCTGTCGCCTGCAGGAAGTGCTGGCACTGCTGCGCTGGCAGACCGACGGCGAGCAAGCCGCGCGCATCCGCCATCTGCAGGCGGCGCTAGGCCTGGAGCGCCAGCTCTTCCTTAAATACATCCTGGAGCACTTCCGCTGGCAGCCCCCTTTCCCGGGACCCGCGGACCTCCAGATCACACATTCCTCGGAAGAGCCACCCCTAGAAGCCCAGAGCGACACTCGTGGCAGCCCAAAGCCTGCTCGTCGACTCGGATCCCTCGAAAGCCTCAACAGTGGTGTCCGGGTTTGCTCTCCAAACGACCTACTGCCCACGCGCGCCAGCTCCCTCGAATCCCTGGCAACAGCACATTCTTGCTCACTGAACAACACACTGAGTTGCTTCCAGGCTTCCGAATCTGAGGTAAGGGCTTCTTCGACCAGCGCCTCTATCCCAGACACCTCCAGTCCTCAGCCGCCGCTTCAGGTACCATCAATACACAGGAACGCTGGTGACCTGCAGGAAGAAAGCTCCGAGAACAAGCCCTGCGAAGCCCTGACCCCCTCACCACCAGGTCTGGACTACCACGACCTGGTAAGGCAGAACTCGGAGCTGGCCGAAGCACTGCAGGTGCTGGTTCGCCGCTGCTGTGGCCTGCGCGAAGAGAACTTGCAGCTGCGGCGCTCGGGCTTCTCGGATGAAGCCGATGAGAAAGTCAAATGGCTCAAGGTGAAGCACGCAGAACTGACCGATCTTGCTCAACGCCTTGAAGACAGGGCCCGCAAGCTGCAGGAGACCAACCTGCGGGCCGTGAGCGCTCCTGGACCGGGTGAGGGCCTCGGAGGCCTGGACCTGGGCCAAGGGTTTGCCCACCAGCGTGTTCAGGACCTGTCAGAACAGGCTGATGTGCTGCAAGCCAAAGACCTGCAGATCGAAGCACTGAGGCGGAAGTGTCACCTGCTGCAGGCGCGCATCGCCGCGGACCTTGGCAGCTACTCGCATCCTGGAGAGGGCGCCACCTGCACACAGTTGTGCAACATTAATGATTTGGACCGGCTGCAGCGTGAGTCTCAGCGGGAAGTGCTGCGCCTGCAAAGACAGTTGACCCTACAGCAGCGTAAAGCTGGCTCCCAGGCGGAAGCGGGCAGCCTCAGCGCACCCTCGGAGAAAGCGCGGCACCAGGTGCAGGCGCTGGAGCGCGAGCTGGGTGCACAGCGGCGGCAATGCGAGGAGCTGAGCGCACAGGCAGCCGCCGCTGAGCGGCGCTATGAGGAGGCAGAAGCGCAGCTACAGGCCGCGCTGCACAAGGGCGCCAGGCTGTCAGAGGAGAACGCAAGGCTGCAGGCCCTGGCCAGCTCCGTGAAGAAGGTGGCAGACGAGAACAGCAGTGTTTCCCTGCAGCAAAGCCgtgcgaggcagaggcaggaacccGAAGCCACTGGCCTGCCGGCGGAGCAGCTGCTGCAACAAGCAGGCTGTGCACAAGACAGGCAAGAGCAGCTGCGTCACTACCAGAATAACGCCCCGAGTGACCTTCGGGCCTTTGGGAAAGAAACGCAGGGATTGCAGTGTCAGCCTGGCCACCCCTCAGAGACACCGGAGACCACCCAAGCTTCAGAACCCCAAGCCAGGGGTAGCAGGAGGCCCAAGTTGAAGCCAAAGTCTGAAGAACATTCATTGTCGTTGCCTATCACTGACGTACAACCTCCCGCTTCTCTCTCCCAGCAGGAGAACCCAGTTACTCCCGGGGAACCAGCTGGTGCCCCCCAGGTGTCAGACAGAAATCCTACCAGTCAGCCTCTGGACTCCAGGCCCCAAGCCAAGAAAAACAGTTCACAATCCAATTCCTCCTCGGTAGAGTCCTTGTGGGCTACAGTGCCATCTTGCCTTTCTCTGGACATGGACACAGCAAGCGAAATGGACGACTTGGAACCAGACAGCGTGTCCACTTCCCCGGAAATGAGGAGCTCCGAGGCTCCCGCCACTCACAAGCTCAGGGTCTTCTTGGCTAGAACTGACTACAATCCACGTGAAGGGCCTAACGAGCATTGCCGAGGTGCGCTGCCCCTCACAGCTGGCGATTATGTTTATGTCTGTGGGGACGTGGATGAGGATGGCTTCTATGAAGGGGAGCTTGTGAATGGGCAGCGAGGCCTAGTCCCGTCCAACTTAGTGGAACCAATTTCAGGAAGCCCCATCCTGAACCACCTATTCCCCACCTCCCCTGATGCTGGTCCTGCCACCGCACCACCCACTGAGCAGAGCAAAGCCTTGAAAGGCAGCTTCTTAGGTGAGGAAGTGCAGGGATCCCTGGAGAGAGGCCTGTGCCAGGCAGGAAGGGCAGACTCTAAGTCAGACACAGCAGTAGAACGTTTGAAAACCAAGACAGAAGACTGCTGGCAGGGCTTGAAACCAAGCACGGGGGAGCAGAACTTCTCCAGGCCCCTTTTGGAGGCCAAAGGAGTATTCTGTTTGGGCCCCATGCAGCTACGGCTGCAGAATGTCACAGCTACCTCTGCCACAATCACATGGGCCTCCGGCAGCAATAGGTACCCCCATATGGTGTACCTTGAAGACGAAGAGCACACTCTAACTCCCTCGGGTGTTACCTGCTATACTCTCCAAGGCCTAAGTCCTGGCACACGTTACCGGGTGAGGGTGGGGGTACAGCTACCTCAGGACCCGCTCCAGGTGCTCTGGGAAACAATGTCCCCCACGATAACTTTTGATACCCCTTTAGCAGGACCCCCTGACCCTCCTCTGGATGTGCTGGTGGAGCACCACACCTCTCCAGGTTTCCTGGTGGTCAGCTGGCTCCCTGTGACCATTGACTCGGCCGGGTCCTCCAATGGAGTGCAGGTCACTGGCTATGCTGTCTATGTGGATGGGTTCAAGGTGACAGAAGTGGCCGATGCCACTGCTGGGAACACCCTGCTGGAATTTTCTCAGCTTCGGGTCCCCCTGGCATGCCAGAAGGTCTCGGTGAGAACCACGTCACTGTACGGTGAGTCTCTGGATTCAGTGCCAGCTCAGATTCCCGAGGACTGTTTCTCTCGTTACCTAGAGGCTCCTCCCTTTAGCTACACAGATGGGGACCCTTCTGCCTGCAGAGTTGCTTTCCCTGTCTGTCAGCAGAAGGCAGTACGGGCGTCTCCAAGTGCCAAGTCCAGCTCTCATGCCCCTGGAAGCTGTGGGGAGCCTCCAGCTATGTTTCTAGAGGAAGCCCCTGAAGAACATTCAAGGAAGCATTTACCAGTCCCCAGCCTGAGCTCAGATAGGGCAAACAACCTCCTCCAGGGGCCCACGGAGGCCTGGAAGGGCTATGAGAAGGACTTGTCCTTTCAGAAGACTCCCCAGAACCACAGGCCACCTCTGCTCtttggccagcctgggctggagGAAGTCCACTCCCCACACATGGGCATTAGTGGAAGTCCTGCTCCAGAATTCGTCCGTCTCTCCCCAGAGACTGGACCTGTGAAAGTGCCATGTTGGGAGAAGCCTGGCCTTGAGAAGGCCCTTCTTCAAAAGCAATATGCTCAGATGCTCCCTCCTCACCGGCAAGGCGCAACCCAGTGTCACACAGCTGACTTCCATCACATTTTGGAGGAGGAGGCTCTGTGTTTGGATTCTCAGTACACAGAGAAGCCAGAGCAAAGAAAGAGCAAGTCCCAAAGTGGACAAAGACAGGGGACTCCGGGAAGCAAGAGAGAGTGCCAGTTTCTTGAACCTACCTCAGTGCTATGCCCAGCACCAACCAGCAAAGTCATTAAGATGTCAAATGGGGCCCCTGAGGAGCTGGAGACAGAAGCCGACAGTTCAGTGAGGGTCTTTGTGGCCCTCTTTGATCATAGCCCCCCGGTAATGCCTGTCAACTCTGAAGCTTTGGAAGAAGAGCTGGCTTTCCAGAAAGGGCAGTTGCTGAGGGTGTGGGGCTCCCAGGATGCTCATGGGTTCTACCACGGAGAGTGTAATGGACAGGTGGGCAAAATCCCTGGACACCTGATAGTtgaggcagaggtgggcacaGAACAGACTGATGGGAGTTGGCATTTGCTAGCCAAGGGGCACCTGCATTCTGAGGCTCAACGTGAAGAAGATTTGAAGGGTCTAACCAACTCCCAGGGATCCTTCATGCCTCAGGAGAACTCCAGAACACCCACACTGTGGACCCCAAAGACAATGATGGCAGCTCTGGACTATAACCCCAGGGATGGGAGAGCAGGGGGGCCAAAGGGCAAGCTGGTGCTGAGGGCTGGAGATGTAGTCACAGTTTATGGGCCTGTGGATGATAAGGGATTCTACCACGGTGAGTATGGCGGACACAGGGGCCTGGTCCCAGCCCAGCTGCTGGATGACTTATCTGTCCATGGAGAATAA